From the Anopheles merus strain MAF chromosome 2L, AmerM5.1, whole genome shotgun sequence genome, the window ACTCAATACCGTCGGGAGACCCTTTCGGCAGAAGCATATGGTTCGGCCAACCACAGTTACAGAACTGGAAGGCTTCATTCTGTGTCAGCGATGAGGCAGCCACATTTCGGAACGTTCGCTCGTACGGGATCGATACGCTCGATTGATCCGATCGTCGCACGATCGTATTAGCACCGGCATTAACTGCAAAATAGATGTGGAACGTGTTACTAACCCCAAACAATGCCTCACCGAGATCGTGCAGCAGAACACATACGTGTGACGGTAAACTTGTCCAACTCCACCATCAAACGGCGCTGCTCGCGGAATGGCAACGTTTGGCCacgttcgtttgttttcggtCCGAAGAATATGCGTACCGTGCCGCGTCTAGTGTCCCCGGCACGATTGTTCACCCGTATGCGGTAGCTGTACGGTGCGTGCTGAATGTGCGTGAACGTCGCAAACAGATTGCCCTCCGGGCCGAAGTCGAGCCCGGTGCCGAGATTTACCTGCGATCTTTGCCAGAACGTTAGCAGAATGTTGACCGGTGCGTTCGCTTTGTTCAGTTGAATTTCGAAGCTATCCACCGCCACATCGTTAAATGCTAGCTGTAAGCAGAAAAGGAAAGCCGTAAGTAGGAGGTAATACAGCGATCAGTACTGTACCTCCTGTCCCGTGTACGCCGGAAGCCGTTGCTTGTGACGGACGAAAATGTCGTCGATGTGCTGATGCCAACGATAAAACACCGGATCACGCATGGCCGTCGTGTTGTCACCGACCACACCGAAACCCTCCAGGAACGAGTTGTCCGGATCGTGTATGTAGCCAAGGATGTTGTGCCCGTTGTTGTGAAGATCTCCGTAGTACTGCGGATTCACCGACAGGGTGCTCGCTTCCACAATGTTCCCCAGCAAGTCGATTCCGCTGTCATTGTCCAAAGGAACACGCTGATTGCTCGACTGTTGTGGAGGAGTGGAGTGTGTCGTTCAGAATATAGATAACTATTTCCACCAATCGCTTACTTACCGATTGAGCGAAGCCGTTATCAATTGCTTCAAAAATCCTAGTCGTCCATAGCTCCATATCAGCGATCGATACTATTACACCATCCTCAACTCGTTTAAGATCCTGTGGGAGAACGGAAAATAGTCTATAAGCAGCTCAACAAGATCATTTGCCACGGCAACCTACACTCAACGTTTCGTTGGGATGCCGAGCTGGATACGAACGTCCATCGGAGCTGCGTGTTATCTTGGGAAAGTACGCCTCGGGGATGGCTTCGCGGAAATTTCGGAACGCAACCACCCGCGGCATTCCGTTTGCAA encodes:
- the LOC121592422 gene encoding phenoloxidase 1-like; protein product: MTDINTRFRGLLQRPYEPTFVPKNNGQLYFDVPDSYLTDHYRPFGAALQNRFGTNAQTRIPLPNITAPDLAYADAVSRRGGFSIFHPSHQRVASQLIELFLEQSNPDALTAIAVFVRDRVNGPLFQYALSVALMHRTDTRDVEIPSFLELFPDRYIDPAVFPQLREEGTLVDQGDRRAIEIPMNFTASERVDEQRLAYWREDIGVNLHHWHWHLVYPARGPDRIVRKDRRGELFYYMHQQTMARYNIERFANGMPRVVAFRNFREAIPEAYFPKITRSSDGRSYPARHPNETLSDLKRVEDGVIVSIADMELWTTRIFEAIDNGFAQSSSNQRVPLDNDSGIDLLGNIVEASTLSVNPQYYGDLHNNGHNILGYIHDPDNSFLEGFGVVGDNTTAMRDPVFYRWHQHIDDIFVRHKQRLPAYTGQELAFNDVAVDSFEIQLNKANAPVNILLTFWQRSQVNLGTGLDFGPEGNLFATFTHIQHAPYSYRIRVNNRAGDTRRGTVRIFFGPKTNERGQTLPFREQRRLMVELDKFTVTLNAGANTIVRRSDQSSVSIPYERTFRNVAASSLTQNEAFQFCNCGWPNHMLLPKGSPDGIEYDFFVMVSDFAQDRVEDFDENVNCNDAHSFCGLRDRRYPDSRSMGYPFDRFTSGTIGSLLDFTKPYVNMLVTPVKIRFTNTVIARA